The Tachysurus vachellii isolate PV-2020 chromosome 19, HZAU_Pvac_v1, whole genome shotgun sequence genome segment TAAAAACAAGCTGCCTAGCTTAACTGTCAGCTAGCTAGCACTGGGAATTTCCCGTACACACTCGCCGTGTTTCATGTCAGCTAAATGGTACAGTGTGTCCTGCctaaaaggaaaatatatatataatactatcGTGGAATCTTTCTTACAGAACAGGAATAACAAGAAGAGTTAATATTACTGGATAAAGAACATCTGACTCCATGCTAAATGCCCGATGCAGTCAGGAACGTATAATACAGCAGGGATCACTGTGTATCGTTATACAGATAATTCACGTGGAACGAAACGGGTTCAAGGCAAATTCGTCTTATTGCACAAGCAAGACACTGTCTTCTAGATCCATCTGTTCAGGACAgaatggatatatatatatatatatgtatatatatatatatatagtacgtGTATGCTTAATACTGAAATACTTATTAGATATAGGAACAATTACTGTTTTAcgtgtttaaataataataataataaaaaaaaaagttttataaaataagaGCTTATTActcttagttttgtttttttagttcatGCTACATTTACCAGGTGAAAGTGACCGTAGTGTGCAGAGGATCAGGTAAAGCCTTATATCTACTGAAATCCTCGGCTTCACCccgaaggtgtgtgtgtgtgtgtgtgtgttaaaggcaTTTACCAACTACAGAAAGCTTTCAGATCACTTCTTAAGGAAATCTCCACCCTGAAACACAATACGTATGATTTGGGTTCTGCGCTGAAGTCACAGAAAGACAGTTATTGCTAGTGTAGCAGTTACAACAGCGTTTCATTCTAGACTCCACTTTTAACGATCCCAAACCATAAGGGATAACTTAACACTGTTagttctgagaaaaaaaaaaatcagcaagaGCTTATTTTCCCAATCAACTTGTTCCAGCGATGTTCACTactgtgttaatgagagagCCAACACAGCAGAAGTGCGAGTGTAGACTGAGATGGTGTTTAAGCATTTCATGAATCGTTATAAGCAGGTAGTCCAgcggcattgtgggtaatacaGGAAACCTCTAGCATCGATGAAAGCTGTTTAACTCAGGATTTGTTCAGGGTGGAGTTTTCCTGGTGTTACATCATGTTGGTCATGTATTAATGGACATCCCTATTTAAAGTAGCTTTAAAGTAATGGCCGGAGCAGCATTCTGTAGTTATGGTGCAGCATCATGGTTTAATGGAGCTACTGTTAGACTCGGGTCATTTACAGCATCTGTGTAAGGATAAAGTCTGAGCTTTGAGGTCATGAAGTCTACCTACAGCGCCACCCAGAGTCACACCACAAGGGTAGCAATGCGAAACTGTTCCCAAAAGAACCAACGCTGTATCTGTTCGACAGGTGCAAGGATTCCCAGCTCTACTTATTGACCGTGATCTTGTCCAGGCCGGGCCAGGCTGGGATGTAGTAGCGAGGTAAGGTGCCCTCCATCAGCCGCTCCATCCACAGGCCCAGGCGGTCCAGTTTGTGGTGGATGTGGAGAGTGGTGGAGCGCGAGCGTGCCCCTCCTTTCCTATGCTGGTGTTCATCTCTGGAGCTTGACCTGGATCTGGAGCTCCCTGCCTCCTCCTCTGGCCTGCTGTTAGCGTCCTCGCCGGTGTACACTGGCTTGAACAGACACAGGTACTTCTTATGACCGTTGAGAGCCAGCACGTATCCCGTGTAGTCCGTCTTGCGGTTGCTGGCCTCTTCCTCCTCGTCTGCCTCCAGCTGCATAGCGTCTTGTGCGTACTCCAGCAGGGTGGACATCCACTCGTTGTGCTTGTCCACATTCAGGAAGGAAAAATGCAGCGTCTGGCTCCTGGAGATGACGTTACGCATGGGGTCAGTAGGTCAAACAATGTACAATATACctctaaaataataaagcacactctttaaacaaatgtttgaataaactCAAACACTCAGCTCAAATCcattatacaatataaactAAACTTTTTACCTGATTATGCTGTAAAATATCATGAATATAACGGAATGTATGTAGTATTCCTATCTGCATCTGTCAAGACATGTTCCAGCTTGAAATGAGTCTATTTAGACCAGATTTCTTATTTGTGCAGAATGTTATTATAAGAAATACTTGATCAATCTGAATAGAtaatagggctgggcgataaaacgataacgatatgtatcgcgatagacgtgatcgatatcaataaaaaatgtgttcgataaaacgttcgatattttttattcttcgtcggaagaaaacagaggttgcgaagcaagtttggttgcattaacaaaggcactcactctcttgtaacctagcaacgtagggagtgacacgctaacacccaatcatgtaacagtatcatgtttggttgcgccatatcgttgtctcgtgctgggcTGCTGGATTCGTCTTCGGTAACCgacgactgatgagcagaaaatgagccgcagcgaccgaggaaaattgtaaataaaagaggaaaagtcagctcgccagtatggcagttttttggatatcaTAAGTCTGACCGTCGTCACACCAATGTCATCTGCAATTTTATGCAAGAccgtttctctatgtttatatttaacactttgcactattttattacactttattaagcatttcttacattttcttttattttgcaccttaaatgttaagagataattgttaagtgttcattgtgactttagatttatgtttacattataattatttgagttttcctggttgttgacatttctgtcttaataactgagaggattacgatcagaggaaggttgagtttaaaataaaaaaatgtttaaatgtaatatatttttctcctgatccttattttaaatgagtcataaaaaatatcaataattatcgatatcgaccgatatgaaacactgatatcgtgatacagttttcagccatatcgcccagccctactagATAAGATATTTTCTTGATGTCCTATGACACCACGTGtatgtaatgagtgtgtgtaaagacTGACCCAGTGAAGGAGTAAACCTCTTTGGCGAACTTGCTGAGCAGAACGTTTTTGGTTGCGTCTGTAAGCACCAGCACCACGTTGATGTGGCCTGGTCTCAGCTTTACTAAATTACTGATGTAAGTGATGTCTGTTAACTCGGTCACCTCCACGAAGTTCTTCTTTGGTGGGCGGCTGCTCCGAATACAGGGTTTTAAGAAGTCTTAGAGCAATTCTCATAAAGCAATTTCTAAGAACAAAGCTATTTAAACGAAGCTATTCGTTCACAAATGGACATCGGAGGTACCTGGAAGTGTTGGCAGTGCTTGGTGAGCCGTTCTGCGTGTTCGCTGCTTCTTTTGCTTTTGGTTTTATCGGTTTCTCCTCACCAGAATCGCTGAAACCgtgttcaaataaaaacacactaagTCCACACACTCATTTCAAAAACTGATGACAAAGGATGTAAACGGACCGAGTCGTACCTGAAAGCCTGAATAATCACTGTGCCGAACAGGATGAACAGTGCGGAGAATATCAGAGACAGCAGAGGCATCATTTCACGCCTGTAATAATGAGAACACTAATAAcgggtcctttttttttttaaacataagaCTACATTATTATTCGGGTTTTCTACTTACCAATTATTGTGGAGAACATCGTCGATAATTTCAGACAAATAGTCGAACGCTGCATAAATCCACCTGATTAAAAACATCTGCAATAAGACAAATAGATATTTTAACTGAACCATTATGTATGTTATTAGTGTGAGTGCAGCAGATAAAATATGAACTCATCCTGTctggagagagtgtgagatagGCCAAGGCCAATTTCCCATTTAAACCAAATCTATTAAAAGAGGGAGTTTTAAAGCGACTGACTGAGGCGAACTCATTATTGAGTTCAGGCAGAAAAGCATCGTGGGTAAGAATGGAGGGGTCTTTCCGCAGCCGCTCCAGCTCCTCCAGCAGCCTGTGTTTGTCCTCCTCGCTGCCGTTCCAGCCGCCCTGGAAGGGCTTGTAGAGAACTTTACCGGCGCTGTTACGCCGCTCTAGGAtcaccacctacacacacacacacacacacacacaattactttGTTACAATCTCTCATTTCTACTCAATGCATTTTCTGTCATTATCTTATggagctgttttgtttttggctctgtgtttttgtttgtgttttgttcgcTGTGGTGCAGTGAGCACATACTTGTGGTGGAGTGTCTCTGTTCTTCAGCAGCACAGCACACAGAGGCTGCTGCTGGCGTTGGTACACATACGCAAAGCGAACAACCTCCTCAGTGTTCGCTGAGGCCAAAGACAAGAAAGCTTTGTTTCCTGGGACGAAGACTTCCTCTTCCCCAGTGATGAGAAGAACACAGTACCTACAGACAGAACAGtaatacaacaacaaataagTTCTTTAGTCTTCACAAGAGCTTACAATCACTAGCAGTCTACTTCCTCTGACAAATCATCAACCTTTACAAAAGACACAGTGGCTTGGAGCTTACTTTCTGCGCCGGTGGAACTGCTTGACGGGGCAAAGCTCGTTGAAGACCTTCTGATTCACAAGACGAGGGGCAAGAAGAAATTTGTTGTTGGAGATGAATTCAtcgattatttgttttttcatcCCTTTAGCCTGTTTAATGAAAAAACATGATCCTTATGCCACATAAACACCAACactgattcatttcctgtaTCTGCATGCCTTGtgttttacacattatttatacGACATTATACTTGCATTACTTCGTAGTGAAAAATCGACCTGGATAATGTCGGCCGGTTTATCCGTGTTCTCCTTGAAGACCAGCATGGTTGGAGCGTAAGTGTTGATGTTGTACTGCTTGAGTAGGTTGGCCGTCTCAGACAGACCCTGGTCCACGTAACCAAACTGAACATAGTCCTTATAGGCAAACGCAGTCAGCTGTAGAGAAACGGCTTACAGTcacacattattacattattactcacacactcagcaaCCCGAACTGCACCTGACGTCCTAATATAACCTCCTATACCTTATACAGCAGAGGAACCGCAGGCACTTGGTCAAAAAGCAGAATGTGGGGCTTGTTAACATCATACCAGCTCTTTAGAAAGTCACGGTCATTCCGGTCAGTGACCTATGGAACAAATACAGAGGATTTAGTAACTCTCAAATCAGTCTACAGATAAGAAAAAGCTTTATGAAaagattattatttacttaaatttcctgaaaagtaaaatGTCCTGAAATTTTCCAACTAAAATCTCTTCTCAAAACCGAACAAGCCCCTTTGATAGTAAACTGAAAGAAAAGCAGGGTGAAGTCCAGAGCTTACCTTCTCCACCAGTCTCTGAGGGAGCAGGTCCTCCACAAACTGCATGAGGTGCTCCTTGGCCAGAGCGTAGTTAAAGAAAGCCGCCTTTCCGTTGATGACGCAGAGTATAGACGGAGTTCGGTGAGCGCCCAGATGATTTGCCAGGCGTCTCTCATAGCCGACGTCGACCACGCCTATTCCTACACCTACAGATAAAAAGGACAGAGTATCAATACAAGGAACAGAGCGAATACCATGTCCTAGTTTCCAAGAGGTGACAGAACAAGTGCGGTTGATTTTGTAGTGCTTGGGCCTTACCGAGAGGTTCGAGCTCATGCACCGCCTCCCACCACACGGGATCCATTTGGACACAGCTGAAGCACCAGTCTGAGGTGATCTTGATCAGATACGGTCTTTTGAAGCTGTCAGGTACGACTTCGTTGACATACTGGTTGTAGTGCAGAGTGTACTTGCTATCGGTAGAATCACTGCTGCCCTTGCTGTTAAAGGGGAAGTTGAAGAAGGACTCGTCGAAGTAGAAGTTGTTGTGGAAGTGACGGAAGCCATGAGGCCCATAAGGCTGGGAGTTGGTCTGCTTGTATCGATCGTAATTGgctcttttttcttcattagaTAAAATCTGAACAatgacaccaaacacacacccacccacccacacacacattaagagaGATAATTATTTGGAATTTGGGGGTAATTAAACTCAAAGCCGGCAAAACGGTCTATGATACCTCATAGGATTTGGTAATCTTAATGAACATGTCTTCTGCTTCTgggcttttgtttttgtctggaTGCCTGGCAACaacaaataacaaagacaaataaGATTACAAAATGGCTCTAATATAACTGaagtatttttttcattcttttttaaattattttccatCAGGAAATCAGGGCACGTTCAGTTAGAGTCCCTTCCCGCATCCAAAACATCTG includes the following:
- the dnajc16 gene encoding dnaJ homolog subfamily C member 16 isoform X2, whose protein sequence is MLCSKFRFVLILCILLAGAQGDSEDFDPYKILGVTKSASQAEVKKVYKRLAKEWHPDKNKSPEAEDMFIKITKSYEILSNEEKRANYDRYKQTNSQPYGPHGFRHFHNNFYFDESFFNFPFNSKGSSDSTDSKYTLHYNQYVNEVVPDSFKRPYLIKITSDWCFSCVQMDPVWWEAVHELEPLGVGIGVVDVGYERRLANHLGAHRTPSILCVINGKAAFFNYALAKEHLMQFVEDLLPQRLVEKVTDRNDRDFLKSWYDVNKPHILLFDQVPAVPLLYKLTAFAYKDYVQFGYVDQGLSETANLLKQYNINTYAPTMLVFKENTDKPADIIQAKGMKKQIIDEFISNNKFLLAPRLVNQKVFNELCPVKQFHRRRKYCVLLITGEEEVFVPGNKAFLSLASANTEEVVRFAYVYQRQQQPLCAVLLKNRDTPPQVVILERRNSAGKVLYKPFQGGWNGSEEDKHRLLEELERLRKDPSILTHDAFLPELNNEFASMFLIRWIYAAFDYLSEIIDDVLHNNWREMMPLLSLIFSALFILFGTVIIQAFSDSGEEKPIKPKAKEAANTQNGSPSTANTSSRPPKKNFVEVTELTDITYISNLVKLRPGHINVVLVLTDATKNVLLSKFAKEVYSFTGSQTLHFSFLNVDKHNEWMSTLLEYAQDAMQLEADEEEEASNRKTDYTGYVLALNGHKKYLCLFKPVYTGEDANSRPEEEAGSSRSRSSSRDEHQHRKGGARSRSTTLHIHHKLDRLGLWMERLMEGTLPRYYIPAWPGLDKITVNK
- the dnajc16 gene encoding dnaJ homolog subfamily C member 16 isoform X1: MTTCLKYSLESVVKLTTMLCSKFRFVLILCILLAGAQGDSEDFDPYKILGVTKSASQAEVKKVYKRLAKEWHPDKNKSPEAEDMFIKITKSYEILSNEEKRANYDRYKQTNSQPYGPHGFRHFHNNFYFDESFFNFPFNSKGSSDSTDSKYTLHYNQYVNEVVPDSFKRPYLIKITSDWCFSCVQMDPVWWEAVHELEPLGVGIGVVDVGYERRLANHLGAHRTPSILCVINGKAAFFNYALAKEHLMQFVEDLLPQRLVEKVTDRNDRDFLKSWYDVNKPHILLFDQVPAVPLLYKLTAFAYKDYVQFGYVDQGLSETANLLKQYNINTYAPTMLVFKENTDKPADIIQAKGMKKQIIDEFISNNKFLLAPRLVNQKVFNELCPVKQFHRRRKYCVLLITGEEEVFVPGNKAFLSLASANTEEVVRFAYVYQRQQQPLCAVLLKNRDTPPQVVILERRNSAGKVLYKPFQGGWNGSEEDKHRLLEELERLRKDPSILTHDAFLPELNNEFASMFLIRWIYAAFDYLSEIIDDVLHNNWREMMPLLSLIFSALFILFGTVIIQAFSDSGEEKPIKPKAKEAANTQNGSPSTANTSSRPPKKNFVEVTELTDITYISNLVKLRPGHINVVLVLTDATKNVLLSKFAKEVYSFTGSQTLHFSFLNVDKHNEWMSTLLEYAQDAMQLEADEEEEASNRKTDYTGYVLALNGHKKYLCLFKPVYTGEDANSRPEEEAGSSRSRSSSRDEHQHRKGGARSRSTTLHIHHKLDRLGLWMERLMEGTLPRYYIPAWPGLDKITVNK